The proteins below are encoded in one region of Deinococcus sp. Leaf326:
- a CDS encoding nucleotidyltransferase family protein, with translation MPPLLSSPRLGVLLAAGRSARMGTPKQLASLGGQALCRHAAGALAAGGYGALLAVVPPGEVGAAVRAALAGLPFAFAENPAPKRGLASSFRVAATWALAQPRPFAAVTFALADMPLVTPATHAALGQAFAESGAPAVLARYGEGEAAVHAPPHLFRADLLERVAELPDADHGPRALLREYAAGMVTVPRPVAELLDVDTPEALAQARVLFGE, from the coding sequence GTGCCTCCCCTCCTCTCTTCTCCACGGCTCGGCGTACTGCTCGCCGCCGGGCGCAGCGCCCGCATGGGCACACCCAAACAGCTCGCGTCCCTGGGCGGCCAGGCGCTGTGCCGCCACGCCGCCGGGGCGCTGGCCGCCGGGGGCTACGGCGCGCTGCTGGCCGTCGTACCCCCCGGCGAGGTCGGAGCGGCCGTGCGCGCGGCGCTGGCCGGACTGCCCTTCGCCTTCGCCGAGAACCCCGCCCCCAAGCGCGGGCTGGCCTCGTCCTTCCGGGTGGCGGCGACGTGGGCACTCGCGCAGCCCCGGCCCTTCGCGGCCGTGACCTTCGCGCTGGCCGACATGCCGCTGGTCACACCCGCGACCCACGCGGCGCTGGGACAGGCCTTCGCCGAGTCGGGCGCACCCGCCGTGCTGGCCCGCTACGGCGAGGGCGAGGCCGCCGTCCACGCCCCGCCGCACCTGTTCCGGGCCGACCTGCTGGAGCGCGTTGCCGAGCTTCCCGACGCCGACCACGGCCCCCGCGCGCTGCTGCGCGAGTATGCGGCGGGCATGGTCACGGTGCCGCGCCCAGTCGCCGAACTGCTCGACGTAGACACGCCCGAGGCGCTGGCGCAGGCGAGGGTCCTGTTCGGTGAGTGA
- a CDS encoding MoxR family ATPase, whose translation MEAAPPDLNAAFRARGYVAGEALGTALRLVTLLGRPLLLEGPAGVGKTEAAKTLADVLGTRLIRLQCYEGLDAQAALYEWNYARQLLHLRRAEATGREPSDAELYGENFLMRRPLLQAISEDTPPVLLIDEVDRADDAFEAFLLELLAEWQVTVPELGTIPARTRPHVILTSNRARELSDALRRRCLYHWVEYPSRAQELEIVRARLPEVTEALAIQVTRAVHALRELPLGKPPGVAETLDWARALSVLGYETLDARALHTTLGAVLKLHEDAQLAAPLLKRQLARPE comes from the coding sequence GTGGAGGCCGCGCCCCCCGACCTGAACGCCGCCTTCCGCGCGCGCGGCTACGTGGCGGGCGAGGCGCTGGGCACCGCGCTGCGGCTCGTGACTCTGCTCGGGCGGCCCCTGCTGCTCGAAGGCCCCGCCGGGGTCGGCAAGACCGAGGCGGCCAAGACCCTAGCCGACGTGCTGGGCACCCGCCTCATCCGCCTCCAGTGCTACGAGGGTCTGGATGCCCAGGCCGCGCTGTACGAGTGGAACTATGCCCGGCAGCTGCTGCATCTGCGCCGCGCCGAGGCGACGGGCCGCGAGCCGAGCGACGCCGAGCTGTACGGCGAAAATTTCCTGATGCGCCGGCCGCTGCTCCAGGCCATCAGCGAGGACACGCCCCCGGTGCTGCTCATCGACGAGGTGGACCGCGCCGACGACGCCTTCGAGGCCTTCTTGCTCGAACTTCTCGCCGAGTGGCAGGTCACGGTGCCGGAACTGGGGACCATCCCTGCGCGCACCCGGCCCCACGTCATCCTGACGAGCAACCGTGCCCGCGAACTCAGTGACGCGCTGCGGCGGCGCTGCCTGTACCACTGGGTCGAGTACCCCAGCCGCGCCCAGGAACTGGAGATCGTGCGCGCCCGGCTGCCCGAGGTCACGGAGGCGCTGGCCATTCAGGTCACGCGGGCAGTGCACGCCCTGCGCGAGCTGCCGCTGGGCAAGCCGCCCGGCGTGGCCGAGACGCTCGACTGGGCGCGGGCGCTCTCGGTGCTGGGCTACGAGACGCTGGACGCCCGCGCCCTGCACACGACGCTGGGCGCGGTCCTGAAACTGCATGAGGATGCCCAGCTCGCCGCTCCGCTGCTCAAGCGACAGCTCGCGCGCCCGGAATGA
- the udk gene encoding uridine kinase, producing the protein MSAQQPAAFVIGVAGGSGSGKTTVTRRVIETVGTEGVAVLNQDNYYRDQSDMAFAARLKTNYDHPAAFDWKLLREHIDALLAGVPIEMPEYDFGQHTRSVHTTRVLPGRVVVLEGFFALYDEELRDRMHLKVFVDADADVRFIRRLLRDTRERGRTPESVIEQYLDFVRPMHLSFVEPTKRYADVIIPHGGMNEPALDMLAARIQATV; encoded by the coding sequence GTGAGCGCCCAGCAACCGGCCGCCTTCGTGATCGGTGTGGCGGGGGGCTCGGGCAGCGGCAAGACCACCGTCACCCGGCGCGTCATCGAGACGGTGGGCACCGAGGGCGTCGCCGTCCTGAACCAGGACAACTACTACCGCGACCAGTCGGACATGGCCTTCGCTGCGCGCCTGAAGACCAACTATGACCACCCGGCGGCCTTCGACTGGAAGCTGCTGCGCGAACACATCGACGCCCTGCTCGCCGGGGTGCCCATCGAGATGCCTGAGTACGACTTCGGGCAGCACACCCGCTCGGTGCACACGACCCGTGTGCTGCCGGGGCGTGTGGTCGTGCTGGAAGGCTTCTTCGCGCTGTACGACGAGGAACTGCGCGACCGGATGCACCTCAAGGTATTCGTGGACGCCGACGCCGACGTGCGCTTTATCCGGCGGCTGCTGCGCGACACGCGGGAGCGCGGCCGCACGCCCGAGAGCGTCATCGAACAGTATCTGGACTTCGTTCGCCCCATGCACCTGAGCTTCGTCGAGCCGACCAAACGCTACGCCGACGTGATCATTCCTCACGGCGGCATGAACGAGCCGGCGCTGGACATGCTCGCCGCGCGCATCCAGGCGACGGTCTAG
- a CDS encoding carbon monoxide dehydrogenase subunit G, which translates to MKLNYSGQEHVKAPPAAVWAFVRDPERVARCLPDVQDVQVKDATHMDATVQVGVGMVRGKFKFGIEVLPEEDTGRVNVKVHGGGLGSVVDLLAGATVVDNGDGTTTLDWTGDATMRGPVATVGGRLLDAQAQKLIQKTFQNMSANVEATSGTLA; encoded by the coding sequence ATGAAACTCAACTATTCCGGCCAGGAACACGTCAAGGCGCCGCCCGCCGCCGTCTGGGCCTTCGTGCGGGACCCCGAGCGGGTCGCGCGCTGCCTGCCCGACGTTCAGGACGTGCAGGTCAAGGACGCCACGCACATGGACGCCACCGTGCAGGTCGGCGTGGGGATGGTGCGCGGCAAGTTCAAGTTCGGTATCGAGGTGCTGCCCGAGGAGGACACAGGGCGCGTGAACGTCAAGGTGCACGGCGGGGGTCTGGGCAGCGTCGTGGACCTGCTGGCCGGGGCGACCGTCGTGGACAACGGCGACGGCACGACCACCCTGGACTGGACCGGCGACGCCACCATGCGCGGGCCGGTGGCGACGGTGGGCGGGCGGTTGCTCGACGCGCAGGCGCAGAAGCTCATCCAGAAGACCTTCCAGAACATGAGTGCCAACGTCGAAGCCACCTCGGGCACGCTGGCGTAG
- a CDS encoding Glu/Leu/Phe/Val dehydrogenase dimerization domain-containing protein: MLIFDDMQARGHEAVSLLHHAPSGLRAVLAIHSAVLGPAIAGVRLREQDEELALRGALALSESLTLKAALAGLNHGGGACVLLMPPGGVDDPHAREALFRALGRQVRPLHTRVVLTGDVGVTAADIAFVAQETPGTLNMAPAEASGAFAEAGAAGTGSVTGYGVYRGMKAAARYALGSESLRGVRVAVLGAGAVGRALAVQLHREGARLTVADERPARAQALAGEVGGVAVPAAELLDTPCDILAPCGYGHSIRSADVPRLQCRLIAGGEHHPLTRLGEAAVKEAGIVYMPDFAINAAGLIAAATGLGAAQAAERVYQTVGRITAVAEQTGKAPHLVARRMAERRIELIGSLGHA, encoded by the coding sequence ATGCTGATCTTCGACGACATGCAGGCGCGCGGCCACGAGGCCGTGTCCCTGCTGCACCACGCGCCCAGCGGCCTGCGGGCCGTGCTGGCGATTCATTCGGCCGTGCTGGGGCCGGCCATCGCGGGCGTGCGTCTGCGCGAGCAGGACGAGGAACTCGCGCTGCGCGGCGCCCTGGCCCTCTCGGAGAGCCTGACCCTCAAGGCGGCGCTCGCGGGCCTGAACCACGGCGGCGGCGCCTGCGTGCTGCTTATGCCGCCCGGCGGCGTGGACGACCCACATGCCCGCGAGGCGCTGTTCCGTGCGCTGGGTCGCCAGGTGCGGCCCCTGCATACGCGGGTGGTCCTGACCGGCGATGTGGGCGTCACGGCCGCCGACATCGCCTTCGTGGCCCAGGAGACGCCCGGCACCCTGAACATGGCGCCTGCTGAGGCGAGCGGCGCCTTTGCCGAGGCGGGCGCGGCCGGCACCGGCAGCGTGACCGGCTACGGCGTCTACCGGGGCATGAAGGCGGCGGCCCGCTACGCCCTGGGCAGCGAGAGCCTGCGCGGGGTGCGGGTCGCCGTGCTGGGCGCGGGCGCGGTGGGGCGGGCGCTGGCCGTACAGCTGCACCGCGAGGGCGCGCGCCTGACCGTCGCCGACGAGCGGCCCGCGCGGGCGCAGGCGCTGGCCGGCGAGGTCGGCGGGGTGGCGGTGCCGGCCGCAGAGCTGCTGGACACGCCCTGCGACATCCTGGCGCCCTGCGGGTACGGGCACAGCATTCGCAGCGCCGACGTGCCGCGGTTACAGTGCCGCCTCATCGCGGGCGGCGAACATCATCCGCTGACCCGCCTGGGTGAGGCAGCAGTCAAGGAGGCGGGAATCGTGTATATGCCAGATTTTGCCATCAACGCGGCGGGGCTCATCGCCGCCGCCACCGGCCTGGGGGCGGCGCAGGCAGCCGAACGAGTCTACCAGACCGTGGGGCGCATCACGGCGGTCGCCGAGCAGACCGGCAAGGCTCCGCATCTCGTGGCGCGGCGCATGGCCGAGCGCCGCATCGAACTCATCGGCAGCCTGGGGCACGCGTGA